The following are from one region of the Paenibacillus protaetiae genome:
- a CDS encoding Gfo/Idh/MocA family protein, whose amino-acid sequence MEKVRLGIVGIGNMGSGHAKYLTEGAVKGAVLTAVADSSQVMLDQAVSKFGSHLKTYSSPDEMYRSGEIDGVLICTPHFDHPTEAIKALHAGLHVLIEKPAGVYTKQVREMNEAAAASDKVFGIMYNQRTNPLYAKMKDIISSGELGEVRRTNWIITNWYRSQSYYDMGGWRGTWAGEGGGVLINQDPHQLDLWQWTTGLKPKRMRAFCSFGKHRNIEVENDVTAYVEYENGASGVFVTSTFEAPGTNRYEISGERGKLVVEDGKLTFWRLRESETEFNRTFKGGFGSPECWKIDVPTAEAQDGEHQRITQNWADAILKGTKLLAPGVEGINGLMLSNAMLLSTWTNDWVDFPINEDLFYEKLQERIRESTFQKAPAEGGKVVDLKGTF is encoded by the coding sequence GTGGAGAAGGTGCGTTTAGGTATTGTAGGCATAGGCAATATGGGCAGTGGTCATGCGAAGTATTTGACTGAGGGGGCAGTGAAAGGCGCTGTGCTGACAGCGGTGGCTGACAGCAGCCAGGTGATGCTGGATCAAGCCGTTTCGAAGTTCGGATCTCATTTGAAAACGTATAGCAGCCCTGACGAAATGTACCGTTCCGGAGAAATTGACGGTGTTTTGATTTGCACGCCTCATTTTGACCATCCGACCGAAGCGATTAAGGCGCTGCATGCAGGACTCCATGTATTGATTGAAAAGCCGGCCGGCGTTTATACGAAGCAAGTGCGCGAGATGAACGAAGCGGCAGCGGCAAGCGATAAAGTATTCGGCATTATGTACAACCAGCGGACGAATCCGCTGTACGCCAAAATGAAAGATATCATTTCATCCGGCGAGCTGGGCGAGGTTCGCCGCACCAACTGGATTATTACGAACTGGTACCGTTCGCAAAGCTATTACGATATGGGCGGCTGGCGCGGCACATGGGCCGGCGAAGGCGGCGGCGTCCTTATTAACCAGGATCCGCATCAGCTTGATTTGTGGCAGTGGACAACCGGCCTCAAGCCTAAACGGATGCGCGCGTTTTGTTCGTTTGGCAAACACCGCAACATTGAGGTCGAGAATGATGTCACCGCTTACGTGGAATATGAAAACGGCGCCTCCGGCGTATTTGTAACGTCGACGTTTGAAGCGCCCGGAACTAACCGTTATGAAATTTCCGGCGAGCGCGGCAAACTTGTGGTAGAGGACGGAAAGCTGACCTTCTGGCGGCTGCGTGAATCCGAGACGGAATTTAACCGCACGTTCAAGGGCGGGTTCGGATCGCCGGAATGCTGGAAGATTGATGTGCCAACAGCTGAAGCGCAAGATGGAGAGCATCAGCGCATTACGCAAAACTGGGCGGATGCGATTCTGAAAGGAACCAAGCTGCTTGCACCGGGGGTAGAAGGCATCAACGGCTTGATGTTGTCGAACGCGATGCTGCTGTCGACCTGGACGAATGACTGGGTGGATTTCCCGATTAACGAAGATTTGTTTTATGAGAAGCTGCAAGAGCGCATCCGCGAGTCCACATTCCAGAAAGCGCCGGCAGAAGGCGGCAAAGTGGTTGATTTGAAGGGAACATTCTAA
- a CDS encoding GNAT family N-acetyltransferase, which translates to MNRTKTNTSGVMISTDKSLLDLPFAYRYLHEHMYWAKNLTFDAFERAVAHSAVVVGTYDSSVNGRLIGFARVVSDCATFAYLTDVFVVSKFRGQGLSKRMMEIIVNHPDLQGLRRFLLVTEDAQELYAKFGFELPKDGANWMQIYKG; encoded by the coding sequence ATGAACCGGACGAAAACAAACACCTCCGGCGTAATGATATCGACGGATAAGAGCTTGCTCGACCTCCCCTTTGCCTACCGCTATCTGCATGAGCATATGTACTGGGCGAAAAACCTAACGTTTGACGCTTTCGAGAGAGCCGTCGCCCATTCTGCAGTCGTGGTCGGCACGTACGATTCGTCGGTGAACGGACGACTGATCGGATTTGCCCGGGTCGTCTCGGACTGCGCAACCTTCGCCTATCTGACTGATGTCTTCGTCGTATCTAAGTTTCGTGGTCAAGGCTTGTCCAAGAGGATGATGGAGATCATTGTGAATCATCCAGATCTGCAAGGACTGCGGCGTTTCTTACTTGTAACCGAAGATGCGCAGGAGCTGTACGCCAAGTTTGGCTTTGAACTACCGAAGGACGGAGCAAACTGGATGCAAATATACAAAGGATAA
- a CDS encoding MFS transporter: MIKFGLPMTPRVWHNARIDFGTSCLFSLFNVVMNQFFMPFAIQQGASNLQVGLLSAAPAIGLIFSPIWAVWVEKSRSPRPFVIIPNLVGRLLLLLPAFFAHSTVYVFTAIMYQILMGIQAPAYASLVSRMYPGNVRGRLMGYVRVAMGTLMIPLAYAVGSWSDAAGPAGPLIAAAIAGSLSAALFQTLRLPKQAAVKSGAVFSFRDQWQLVSGNKALAVFLLATTFAGFGNMLANPLYQIIQVDSLKLSNTEIGYARIAYYIGLLVAYALAGRMIDRFDIKFTLTAGIAAYGIVPLIYGLWGTYPAVILGNGIQGIGEAIWDIGILSYIVRLAPGREATVFGLHLMMFGLRGTIGPLLSASLSSHVPLSALLVGAGMCGLIGTVLFVFSNRSNKKLHLTHSG; the protein is encoded by the coding sequence ATGATAAAGTTTGGGCTCCCGATGACGCCCCGCGTATGGCATAATGCCCGCATTGATTTTGGGACGTCTTGTTTGTTCAGTTTGTTTAATGTGGTCATGAACCAGTTTTTTATGCCTTTTGCGATTCAGCAGGGAGCCAGCAATCTTCAAGTCGGACTGCTCTCCGCCGCTCCGGCTATCGGACTTATTTTTTCGCCGATATGGGCGGTTTGGGTTGAAAAAAGCCGCAGTCCGCGCCCGTTTGTTATTATCCCGAACTTGGTCGGCCGGCTCCTGCTGCTGCTTCCGGCGTTTTTTGCCCACTCGACCGTATATGTATTTACCGCTATTATGTATCAAATATTAATGGGCATCCAGGCGCCGGCTTATGCTTCGCTTGTATCCCGGATGTATCCGGGCAATGTCCGGGGCCGGCTGATGGGGTATGTGCGGGTAGCGATGGGCACGCTGATGATTCCGCTTGCTTATGCGGTTGGCAGCTGGTCGGACGCTGCAGGACCGGCTGGGCCGCTTATTGCGGCAGCTATTGCCGGCTCGCTTTCGGCAGCTTTGTTTCAGACGCTGCGGCTGCCGAAGCAGGCAGCCGTCAAATCCGGCGCGGTCTTTTCTTTTCGCGATCAGTGGCAGCTCGTGTCGGGCAATAAGGCGCTTGCGGTCTTTTTGCTGGCGACAACCTTTGCCGGTTTTGGCAATATGCTCGCGAATCCGCTGTATCAAATTATTCAGGTCGATTCGCTGAAGCTGTCCAATACCGAAATCGGCTATGCAAGAATTGCTTATTATATAGGTCTGTTAGTGGCTTACGCGCTGGCCGGGCGTATGATCGACCGGTTTGATATTAAATTCACGCTTACGGCGGGCATTGCCGCATACGGTATTGTGCCGCTTATTTACGGCTTATGGGGAACCTATCCGGCGGTTATATTAGGCAACGGCATTCAAGGGATAGGCGAGGCAATTTGGGATATCGGCATCTTGTCTTATATCGTCCGGCTAGCGCCGGGCAGAGAAGCGACCGTATTTGGCCTGCATCTGATGATGTTTGGCCTTCGGGGCACGATTGGTCCGCTGTTAAGCGCTTCGTTATCCAGCCATGTTCCGCTTTCCGCGCTATTAGTCGGAGCGGGCATGTGCGGGCTGATCGGCACCGTCTTGTTTGTGTTCAGCAACCGGTCGAACAAGAAACTTCATTTAACGCACAGCGGATAA
- a CDS encoding MBL fold metallo-hydrolase has product MNIQLIRHATLWIEYAGVTFLLDPMFSDQAANPPISNSGDERRNPLVPLPGALDTWLSPDAVLVSHLHRDHWDEAAMLKLPKSLTIFCQQGDSDAIRSSGFTNITEIQTSVTFRGVTIQRTNGQHGTGEIGQKMGHVSGFIFQASGEPTLYIAGDTIWCEDVKIALDTYKPDMTIVNAGGARFAVGDVITMDEDNVIELIRYAPYTQVVAIHMDSINHCHVTRDVLRTMLSKQQLLERVYIPEDGDWL; this is encoded by the coding sequence ATGAACATTCAGCTCATTCGACATGCAACTTTATGGATTGAATATGCGGGAGTGACCTTCTTGTTAGACCCTATGTTCAGTGATCAGGCCGCCAACCCACCGATTTCCAATTCCGGCGACGAACGGCGCAATCCGCTCGTTCCATTGCCTGGCGCACTAGATACATGGCTCTCTCCGGACGCTGTACTCGTATCACACTTGCATCGCGATCACTGGGATGAAGCAGCAATGCTGAAACTACCGAAGTCATTGACTATATTCTGCCAGCAGGGAGATAGCGACGCTATCCGTTCGTCAGGATTTACCAACATAACGGAGATTCAAACCTCAGTAACCTTCCGAGGCGTAACCATTCAGCGTACGAATGGTCAACATGGGACAGGCGAAATCGGTCAGAAAATGGGGCATGTGTCCGGCTTCATCTTTCAAGCATCAGGAGAGCCCACACTTTACATCGCAGGAGATACAATTTGGTGTGAAGATGTGAAGATAGCGCTGGATACCTATAAACCCGATATGACAATTGTCAACGCAGGCGGGGCAAGATTTGCCGTTGGCGACGTGATTACGATGGATGAAGATAACGTAATCGAGCTAATCCGATACGCGCCATACACCCAGGTGGTTGCTATTCATATGGATTCCATCAACCATTGCCATGTCACAAGGGATGTGCTGCGGACGATGCTCTCCAAGCAGCAGTTGCTCGAGCGTGTCTACATCCCGGAGGATGGTGATTGGTTATGA
- a CDS encoding 3-dehydroquinate dehydratase: MKTLILFQNKTIPVYVTESNNKKAVDKLSVVLNRKLETGKNALRNCIKSLISVEITGSEATLHSYHEKDTLTISLY, translated from the coding sequence ATGAAAACATTAATCCTGTTTCAAAATAAAACAATCCCTGTATACGTTACAGAATCCAATAATAAAAAAGCTGTAGATAAGCTGTCCGTTGTATTAAACCGCAAGCTGGAAACCGGCAAAAACGCGTTAAGGAACTGTATTAAATCGCTTATTAGCGTTGAAATAACTGGCAGTGAGGCTACGCTTCATTCCTATCATGAGAAAGATACGCTGACCATTTCGCTTTATTAA
- a CDS encoding AraC family transcriptional regulator translates to MIDFTYRNSRPIEPEFHSHTFYEVYYFHEGICNYLIGDKVYALAPGDLIVMYGMTLHCSKIDPSVPYVRSIIHFEPSFVKPYTELPNALNILLPFEQLRNYRIRLQGEQKERMEAMLEAMNGHKQRGGQISDNRLTLAFVDMLYFIYDQCMLPMKDKADAVSSKERAVQDIVTALESCYTDDLHLEQLEDKLHLTKSYLSKIFKEVTGVTIFQYVYRRRINEAKILFLLQPDLSVTEAGIRLGFKHLAHFSRMFKQQTGMSPEEFKKTGGYQFEASRTIALKKVQRQDNPDLEP, encoded by the coding sequence ATGATTGATTTTACGTACCGGAACAGCCGCCCAATTGAACCGGAATTCCATTCCCATACGTTTTATGAGGTCTATTACTTTCATGAGGGTATATGCAATTATTTGATTGGCGACAAGGTTTATGCGCTTGCTCCGGGCGATTTGATTGTGATGTACGGCATGACGCTTCATTGCTCGAAGATTGATCCGTCCGTTCCTTATGTCCGCTCCATCATTCATTTTGAACCGTCGTTTGTAAAGCCGTATACGGAACTTCCGAACGCGCTCAACATTTTGCTGCCGTTTGAGCAGCTGAGAAACTACCGGATCCGGCTGCAGGGCGAGCAAAAGGAGCGGATGGAAGCGATGCTGGAAGCGATGAACGGGCATAAACAGCGCGGAGGGCAGATTAGCGACAACCGGTTGACGCTTGCTTTTGTCGATATGCTTTACTTCATTTATGACCAGTGTATGCTGCCGATGAAGGATAAAGCGGATGCGGTGTCAAGCAAAGAACGGGCGGTGCAGGATATCGTCACTGCGCTGGAGTCCTGTTATACGGACGATTTGCATTTGGAGCAGCTGGAGGACAAACTTCATTTGACCAAATCGTATTTGTCCAAAATTTTCAAGGAAGTAACCGGCGTTACCATATTCCAGTATGTGTACCGGCGGCGGATTAACGAGGCGAAAATATTGTTTCTGCTGCAGCCGGACCTGTCGGTCACGGAAGCGGGCATCCGGCTTGGCTTCAAGCATTTGGCGCATTTCAGCCGCATGTTCAAGCAGCAGACCGGCATGTCGCCGGAAGAGTTTAAAAAAACAGGCGGATACCAGTTTGAAGCGAGCCGGACGATCGCGCTCAAAAAAGTACAACGACAGGATAATCCCGATTTAGAACCTTGA
- a CDS encoding TetR/AcrR family transcriptional regulator, producing the protein MSPRIGLDADTIVEAAAGIADREGWEAVTLSALAAKLGVRSPSLYNHVNGLPELRSKLAVYGIGRFTAAIEEAVQGLSGEEAIHALANAYLDFARTHPGLYESTLRDQSDPVIQAAGRRIVELMVHVLQSFGLDEETGIHLVRGFRSLLHGFVSIDSKGGFGMPLHIQESIKLVLDTFMAGIKQLHSS; encoded by the coding sequence ATGTCACCAAGAATCGGGCTTGATGCGGATACGATTGTTGAAGCCGCTGCCGGAATTGCAGACCGGGAAGGCTGGGAGGCGGTTACGTTATCGGCGCTGGCGGCGAAGCTGGGGGTCCGCTCCCCTTCGTTGTACAATCATGTGAACGGGTTGCCGGAACTGCGCAGCAAGCTGGCGGTATATGGAATTGGCCGCTTTACCGCTGCAATCGAGGAGGCGGTGCAAGGTTTGAGTGGCGAGGAAGCCATCCATGCGCTGGCGAATGCCTACTTGGATTTTGCGCGGACTCATCCGGGGCTGTACGAATCTACGCTTCGCGACCAGAGCGATCCTGTTATTCAAGCGGCAGGAAGGCGTATTGTAGAATTAATGGTACATGTGCTGCAGTCGTTTGGGCTGGATGAGGAAACCGGCATACATCTTGTACGCGGATTTCGCAGCCTGCTGCACGGATTTGTTTCCATTGACAGCAAAGGCGGCTTTGGCATGCCGCTTCACATTCAGGAGAGCATAAAGCTGGTGCTGGATACGTTTATGGCCGGCATTAAACAACTTCACTCCTCATAA
- a CDS encoding sugar phosphate isomerase/epimerase family protein, translating to MRNFNIGLQLYTLRNEAEADFEGMLRKVAALGYEGVEFAGYGGMEADKLRDLLQELGLQAIGSHISLANLEENLEQEIAYLKTIGAQYAICPWLPENKRDAETWSKLIVQFEQFGKRFREEGLEFAYHNHDFEFHVELEGQFVFDTLYNRVSSDLLKVEMDIGWVQFAGQDPFAYISKYAGRLPLLHLKDYRKVGTAMDTVELGRGELPLVKIVESAKQAEVKWLIVEQDNCERPPFEAVAESMQWLKDNHIY from the coding sequence GTGAGAAATTTCAATATCGGGCTGCAGCTGTATACGCTCAGAAATGAAGCGGAAGCTGATTTCGAAGGCATGCTGCGCAAAGTAGCCGCATTAGGTTATGAAGGCGTTGAGTTTGCCGGCTACGGCGGCATGGAAGCGGACAAGCTGCGAGACCTGCTCCAAGAGCTTGGCCTTCAAGCAATCGGAAGCCATATCTCGCTTGCAAATCTGGAGGAAAACCTGGAACAGGAAATTGCCTACCTGAAAACGATTGGCGCACAATATGCGATTTGCCCTTGGCTGCCTGAAAACAAACGTGATGCGGAGACTTGGTCGAAGCTGATTGTCCAATTTGAGCAGTTCGGAAAGCGTTTCCGTGAAGAAGGGCTGGAGTTCGCTTACCATAACCATGATTTTGAATTCCATGTTGAATTGGAAGGACAATTCGTGTTTGACACGCTATACAACCGCGTTAGCTCCGATCTGCTGAAAGTGGAAATGGATATCGGCTGGGTACAATTTGCCGGCCAGGATCCGTTTGCCTATATTTCCAAGTATGCCGGCCGCCTGCCGCTGCTTCATTTGAAGGACTACCGCAAAGTGGGTACAGCGATGGATACGGTTGAGCTTGGACGCGGCGAGCTTCCGCTTGTCAAAATCGTAGAAAGCGCCAAGCAAGCTGAAGTGAAATGGCTGATCGTCGAGCAGGACAACTGCGAGCGTCCTCCGTTTGAAGCGGTTGCGGAGAGCATGCAGTGGCTGAAAGATAATCATATTTATTAA
- a CDS encoding MBL fold metallo-hydrolase: MKMTKFGHVYQLSFLPRLFPVNCYLVEEEDSLTLIDAALPYSWRGILQAARRIGKPITRIVLTHAHDDHIGAAAALKRELPAAAIIISARDARLLAGDVTLDPGEDPSPVRGGVPKKALIKPDVLLQDGERVGSLLAVLAPGHTPGSMAFIDTRSSTLIAGDAFQTRAGIAVSGIVRPLFPFPAMATWSKLTALDSARKLAALEPSLLAVGHGPVLAEPQAAMRQAIKTAERKLQRKEPLQHVTKNRA; this comes from the coding sequence ATGAAGATGACAAAGTTTGGCCATGTATACCAGCTGTCGTTTCTGCCGCGTTTATTTCCCGTCAATTGCTATTTGGTTGAAGAAGAGGACAGCCTGACGTTAATCGACGCGGCGCTTCCTTACAGCTGGAGAGGCATACTTCAGGCAGCCCGCCGGATCGGCAAACCGATCACACGCATCGTGCTGACGCATGCGCATGACGACCATATCGGAGCAGCTGCTGCGCTGAAACGGGAGCTGCCGGCTGCCGCGATCATTATTTCCGCGCGCGACGCCAGGCTGCTTGCCGGAGATGTGACGCTGGATCCAGGTGAAGACCCGTCGCCGGTCCGCGGAGGCGTGCCGAAGAAAGCGCTGATTAAGCCGGATGTGCTGCTGCAGGACGGAGAACGCGTCGGTTCCTTGCTGGCGGTTCTCGCTCCGGGGCACACACCCGGATCGATGGCGTTTATAGATACGAGAAGCAGCACGCTTATTGCAGGCGATGCCTTCCAGACGAGGGCGGGCATCGCGGTTTCGGGCATTGTGCGTCCGTTGTTCCCGTTTCCCGCAATGGCGACGTGGAGTAAACTGACGGCACTGGATTCCGCCCGCAAACTCGCGGCGCTGGAGCCGTCCCTGCTCGCTGTCGGCCACGGGCCGGTGCTTGCCGAGCCGCAAGCCGCGATGCGGCAAGCGATAAAAACCGCTGAACGCAAATTGCAGCGAAAGGAGCCATTGCAGCATGTCACCAAGAATCGGGCTTGA
- a CDS encoding Lrp/AsnC family transcriptional regulator — protein MANQAIDDIDLKVLQALLNNALLTYKEIGEIVHLTGQAVGARVRKLEDSGVIEGYTLRWNPEKIGFNVHAFLIVFMNSNQAHQAFRDFVQSSESVAEAHRVGGEGCYWLRIRIRDASELNKLLEEVLKYGNYKLSLSIDQVK, from the coding sequence ATGGCCAACCAAGCCATTGATGATATAGATTTGAAGGTTCTGCAAGCTTTATTAAATAACGCGCTCCTTACCTACAAGGAGATCGGAGAGATCGTCCATCTCACTGGGCAGGCGGTTGGCGCGCGGGTACGAAAGCTGGAAGACAGCGGCGTTATCGAAGGTTATACTCTGCGTTGGAATCCCGAAAAGATTGGTTTTAATGTTCATGCCTTTCTTATCGTCTTCATGAACTCAAATCAAGCCCATCAAGCTTTCCGAGACTTCGTCCAGTCGTCTGAATCTGTAGCGGAGGCGCATCGTGTAGGTGGTGAAGGCTGCTATTGGTTGCGCATCCGGATTAGAGACGCTTCTGAACTGAACAAACTATTGGAGGAAGTGCTGAAGTACGGCAATTATAAGTTGAGCCTTTCGATCGATCAGGTTAAGTAG
- a CDS encoding sugar phosphate isomerase/epimerase family protein: MKLSVFTVATPELTPEQLAAAAKQAGIQGVEWRYKEAPEGAETMKPSFWGNNICTIFPSGGEELADRFGRAAEANGLSTISVTPYLQAGDLAETENVLRTARRLGASYIRLGVPGYDRTKPFNELFELERAYLREAAELCGQYGVKGLVETHHVTIAPSASAAYRLVEGLNPDQVGVLYDPGNMVYEGFENYRMGLELLGPYLAHVHVKNAAWKPGDTREDGAVAWNCSWTGMKAGIVDWKQVIQDLKAIGYDGYLGVEDFSQQYEQSADMLQAFAGYMRELLEA, from the coding sequence ATGAAGCTTTCTGTATTTACGGTAGCGACGCCGGAGCTTACGCCGGAGCAGCTCGCAGCCGCTGCCAAGCAGGCCGGCATTCAAGGCGTGGAGTGGCGGTATAAAGAAGCGCCGGAAGGCGCAGAGACGATGAAACCATCGTTCTGGGGCAACAATATTTGTACGATCTTCCCATCCGGAGGAGAAGAACTCGCAGATCGTTTCGGACGTGCGGCGGAAGCAAACGGGTTGTCCACGATTAGCGTCACGCCTTACTTGCAGGCTGGCGACCTTGCTGAAACGGAAAATGTGCTGCGCACGGCGCGCCGGCTTGGCGCCTCTTACATCCGGCTTGGGGTGCCGGGGTATGACCGAACCAAACCTTTTAACGAGCTGTTTGAGCTGGAGCGGGCTTATTTGCGCGAAGCGGCCGAGCTGTGCGGGCAATATGGGGTGAAAGGGCTGGTCGAAACCCATCATGTGACGATTGCGCCTAGCGCTTCCGCAGCTTACCGGCTTGTAGAAGGTTTAAACCCCGATCAAGTGGGCGTATTGTATGATCCGGGCAATATGGTATACGAAGGGTTCGAAAACTACCGGATGGGCCTCGAGCTGCTTGGTCCGTACCTGGCTCACGTGCATGTCAAAAACGCGGCTTGGAAGCCGGGCGACACGCGCGAGGATGGGGCGGTTGCATGGAACTGCAGCTGGACCGGCATGAAAGCGGGGATCGTGGATTGGAAGCAAGTTATCCAGGATTTGAAGGCGATCGGCTATGACGGTTATTTGGGCGTTGAGGATTTCAGCCAGCAATATGAGCAGTCTGCAGATATGCTGCAAGCATTTGCCGGCTATATGAGGGAACTGCTGGAGGCATGA
- a CDS encoding DUF2269 family protein — MNLWLTLHLVGVVVFVGNIITAAFWKVRADLSKNPAVIHSTVKNVMLADYVFTLPGLVIIVVSGIVMAVQAKMPLSGLNWLMLSLILFAVTGVIWLAILIPLQRRMIRHSAQCIESGRISNAYHQASRYWAVFGIPATLLPIIILFLMITKSF; from the coding sequence ATGAACTTGTGGTTAACGTTGCATCTAGTTGGAGTCGTGGTATTCGTAGGAAATATCATTACTGCAGCATTTTGGAAAGTTCGTGCGGATTTGTCGAAAAACCCGGCCGTCATTCACAGCACGGTAAAAAACGTCATGCTTGCCGATTATGTATTTACGCTCCCGGGTCTCGTGATCATCGTTGTCTCGGGTATTGTGATGGCCGTACAGGCGAAAATGCCGCTGTCGGGACTGAATTGGCTTATGCTATCGCTAATTTTGTTTGCCGTTACCGGCGTGATCTGGTTAGCCATTCTCATTCCACTGCAGCGCAGAATGATCCGTCATAGCGCTCAATGCATCGAAAGCGGGCGCATCTCCAATGCCTATCATCAAGCTTCCCGCTATTGGGCCGTCTTCGGAATTCCCGCGACATTGCTGCCGATCATCATATTATTTCTCATGATAACGAAAAGCTTCTAA
- a CDS encoding TetR/AcrR family transcriptional regulator, producing MHEERREQTTRPLLDSIKELIREKGCHSITMKDIMEKSGLSKGVIFHYVKSKDEIFAWMLQERLEETNDHFMNAVEQGADLFTWKGRSAYRLGNSQSVL from the coding sequence ATGCATGAGGAACGTAGGGAGCAAACAACCAGGCCGCTGCTTGATTCGATCAAAGAACTGATACGGGAAAAAGGGTGTCACTCTATCACTATGAAGGACATCATGGAAAAATCGGGATTGTCAAAGGGCGTTATCTTCCATTACGTGAAGAGCAAGGATGAGATCTTTGCCTGGATGCTGCAGGAGCGGCTCGAAGAGACAAACGATCATTTTATGAATGCAGTGGAACAAGGTGCTGATCTATTTACTTGGAAAGGAAGATCAGCCTATCGTCTCGGAAACTCTCAATCAGTATTATGA
- a CDS encoding TetR family transcriptional regulator: MSEKKGFEATRIHDITELANVNRGTFYFTLQINICY, from the coding sequence TTGTCCGAAAAAAAGGGTTTCGAGGCGACGCGCATTCACGATATTACCGAGCTGGCTAACGTAAACCGAGGAACTTTTTACTTCACTTTGCAGATAAATATATGTTATTAG
- a CDS encoding Gfo/Idh/MocA family protein, which yields MSKANGMNYAPEGKPQPVVGPGEFYFAALNLDHGHIYGMCNGLIEAGATLKLAYDPDPTRLKAFCDRYPGVRAASSKEEILQDKEIKLVASSAVTSLRGPLGIEVMEHGKDYFVDKAPFTTLDQLAAAKRTVAATGKKYAVYYSERIHVESAEFAGQLVKDGAIGKVVQVLGLGPHRLNAPSRPDWFFRKEFYGGILCDIGSHQIEQFLYYAGCKDAKVQSSKVGNFNNPQYPELEDFGDATLIGDNGATNYFRVDWLTPNGLSVWGDGRTVILGTDGYIELRKYVDVARRAEGNNLYLVNQEGEHYIDTNGKVGYPYFGALILDCLNRTELAMTQDHAFKAAELCLEAERQAIRLN from the coding sequence ATGAGTAAAGCAAACGGCATGAACTATGCGCCGGAAGGCAAACCGCAGCCGGTTGTCGGCCCGGGCGAATTTTATTTCGCGGCCTTGAACTTGGACCATGGCCATATTTATGGTATGTGCAACGGGCTTATTGAAGCGGGCGCGACCTTAAAGCTGGCGTACGACCCCGATCCAACGCGGCTGAAGGCGTTTTGCGACCGGTATCCGGGCGTACGCGCCGCAAGCTCCAAAGAAGAGATATTGCAGGATAAAGAAATCAAGCTGGTAGCCTCTTCGGCCGTGACAAGCTTGAGAGGGCCGCTTGGCATTGAAGTGATGGAACACGGCAAAGATTATTTTGTCGATAAAGCGCCGTTTACGACACTTGACCAGCTGGCGGCGGCTAAGCGGACGGTAGCGGCAACAGGGAAAAAATATGCCGTGTACTACAGCGAACGGATTCATGTGGAAAGCGCCGAATTTGCCGGCCAGCTCGTGAAGGATGGAGCAATCGGCAAAGTCGTGCAAGTGCTTGGTCTTGGGCCGCACCGCCTGAACGCGCCTTCGCGTCCGGACTGGTTTTTCCGCAAGGAATTTTACGGCGGTATTCTGTGCGATATCGGCAGCCACCAAATCGAGCAGTTCCTGTATTATGCCGGCTGCAAGGATGCCAAGGTGCAAAGCAGCAAGGTCGGCAACTTCAACAATCCGCAGTATCCGGAGCTTGAAGACTTTGGCGATGCAACGCTTATCGGCGACAACGGCGCAACGAATTACTTCCGCGTTGACTGGCTGACGCCAAACGGCTTGTCCGTATGGGGCGACGGCCGAACCGTTATTCTCGGAACCGATGGTTATATCGAATTGCGTAAATATGTGGATGTTGCGCGCAGGGCGGAAGGCAATAATCTGTATCTGGTCAACCAGGAAGGCGAGCATTATATTGATACAAACGGCAAAGTCGGGTATCCGTATTTCGGAGCGCTTATTCTGGACTGCCTGAACCGGACAGAGCTGGCGATGACGCAAGACCATGCCTTTAAAGCGGCGGAGCTTTGTCTGGAAGCGGAGCGCCAGGCAATTCGATTGAATTAA